A stretch of DNA from Gottschalkia acidurici 9a:
GAGGTAGAACTCATAGAAAAGATAAACAACTTAGGAATAGGACCACAGGGGCTAGGAGGAAATACTACAGCATTAGGAGTAAATATAGAGACTTTTCCTACACATATAGCTGGGCTTCCTGTTGCAGTAAATATAAATTGCCACGTTTCTAGACATATAGAGGCAGAAATATAAGCATGTGAGCGAAGAAAATTAAGGAGTGATATAAAGTTGGAACAAGTAAAGGCAAAATATATACAAACTCCATTAACAGAAGAAAAAACACTTGAACTAAAAGCGGGAGATCAAGTTTATATAAGCGGAATAGTATATACTGCTAGAGATGCTGCTCACAAAAGAATGATAGAGGAGCTAGAAGTGGGAAAGGATTTACCATTTGATATAAAAGACTCCACCATATACTATACGGGGCCGTGTCCACCGAGACCCGGAGAAATAATAGGTTCATCAGGACCAACTACAAGCTATAGAATGGACTCATATACTCCTACACTTTTAGATAGAGGACTAAGAGGAATGATAGGTAAAGGAGAAAGATCTAAGGAAGTAATATCAAGCATGATAAAAAATAAAAGTGTTTACTTTGCAGTTATAGGTGGGGCAGGAGCACTAATCTCTAGTTGTATAAAAGAAGTAGAAGTTATAGCTTATGAGGATTTAGGAACTGAAGCTATTAGAAAAATATATATAGAAAATATGCCAGCAATAGTCGCAATAGATTCACAGGGAAATAGCCTATTTGAAAGAGGGGAATAAAATGGATGTTAACGAAAGATCATTAAGACTTCATGAAGAAAATAAAGGAAAGCTATCCATCAAATCTAAAGTAAAAGTAGAAAACAAAGAGGATTTATCATTAGCGTATACTCCAGGTGTAGCAGAGCCATGCAGAAAAATACATGCCAACAAAGAAGATGTATATAAATATACGTCAAAAGGAAATACAGTAGCAGTAATAACTGATGGTAGTGCAGTTTTAGGACTAGGAGATATAGGCCCAGAGGCATCACTGCCAGTTATGGAAGGTAAATGTATCTTATTTAAAGAATTTGCAGATGTGGATGCTTTGCCTATATGTATAGATTCAAAAGATGTAGAAACTATAATACAAACAGTAAAATTGATAAGTCCAACACTTGGAGGTATAAATTTAGAAGATATATCAGCTCCAAGGTGTTTCGAGATAGAAGAAAGACTAAAAAAGGAATTAGGTATACCAGTATTTCATGACGATCAGCATGGAACAGCTATAGTAGTTTTGACAGGAATACTGAATAGTTGCAGGCTACTAAATAAAAATATAGAAGACTTAAAGATAGTTATAAATGGCTCAGGATCAGCAGGTATAGCAATATGCAAGATATTATCTAAAGTAGGCGTAAAAGACATAATACTTTGTGATACTAAAGGAGCTATCTATAAAGGCAGAGAAAATTTAAACTGGATAAAAGAAGAAATATCAGAAATTACTAATAAAGATCTAGAAAGTGGAAGGCTAGAAGATATCATAGTAGGAAAGGATGTATTTATAGGAGTATCAGCTCCAAACATACTTACAGGTGAAATGGTAAAGAGCATGAGTAACGATTCTATAATATTTGCACTAGCAAATCCAATACCTGAAATAATGCCAGATGTAGCACAAGCGAATGGGGCAAAAATAATAGCTACAGGAAGATCAGACTTCCCGAATCAAATAAATAATGTGCTAGCATTTCCGGGAATATTTAGAGGAGCATTAGATGCAAGAGCAGAAGAAATAACTGATGAAATGAAAATAGAAGCAGCAAAAGCTATAGCTAGTATTATATCTGATGAAGAAATAAACGAAGAATATATAATACCAGATCCATTTGATAAAAGAGTAATGCCAGTAGTAGCAGAGGCTGTAAGAAAAGCTGTGGAAGAAAAACTTAAATAAAATGAAAATTTACTTTGATAAGAATTCCTATAGGAGAGAAAAAATGAAAACATCCTATAGGATATTTTTTACCCTTATTTGATTAACCAAACGTGAAAAGAAAAATGTATAAAGATATCTTATATTTGAAGAGTTCCAGCATTACGCTTAAAAACAGTAATACGACTATTTATATACATAGTTATAAATTTAGTTATTGTAACAATAACCAAGCCCTAAGAATAAAATAAATCAATCTGGAAATAATCAAACCATACATAAAAAATAAGGGGTTGATATTAGTGGAAGCTAGTTACTGTAAAACTTGTAAAAAGGATAATGATGGAGGAATAGATTTATTAGGAGTACATATATGTAGAGAATGTTTAGACTCTATAACTAATCTAGAGGTAGGAGACTTAGCTTATGAATACTATAAGTCTGTCATAGGCAAAGTTTGGACTGATTATTATAAGATGAGACTTAATTAAAGAAAAATAAATTGTGAAAAATAGAATACAACAAAAAAGAAAGATATAGGAATCTCCTATATCTTTTTAACGTTTATAATAAAGGGGTTTATTATTTAAAGAAAATTTTATCTCCATTTCATTATATAACTAATACAGGATATATTCAAATAAATATTTAAAAATTATTATCTTTTCTATATACATATTTCTACAATACTATAAAAGGAAAAAGCAGATTAGAGTAGAATAAATATACTAGGAGGATAATTTTATGAAAACGCCAATAATAGACGGACTTAAAAAATACATAAAAGAAGAAAATATAAGATTCCATATGCCAGGGCATAAAGGAAAAAAGAACTACAAGAACTAGGAATGTTAATACCATATATAGACGTAACAGAAGTCGAGGGAACAGATAATCTACATCTTCCAACCGCAATGATAAAATCAAGCCAAGAATTAGCTGCCAAAACCTTTAAGGCTAAAAAGACATTTTATTCAGTAAATGGAACCACAGGAGGGATATATGCAGCTATAACCAGTCAAGTTAAACCAGGAGAAAAAATATTAATCCAGAGAGATTGTCATAGATCAGTTCATAATGCATTAGTACTAGGAAGAATAGATCATGACTATATGTATCCAGTCTATGACAGTAAATGTAATATACTAACAGGGATAAATCCCGATGATATAGAGAAAAAATTAAAAGAAGATAGTGAAATAAAAGCAATAGTTATAACTTATCCATCATATTATGGAGTATGTAGTGATATTGAAAAAATATGTAAAATAGCACATAGGTATAACAAGTTATTAATTGTAGATGAAGCTCATGGAAGTCATCTAGGATTTAGTGAAAGACTACCAAAGTCATCAATAGAAGCAGGAGCTGATATAGTAATACAGAGTACACATAAGACATTACCAGCTTTTACTCAGAGCTCTATGGTTCATGTAGGCACAGATAGAGTAGATATAGAAAAGCTAGAAAAAATGATGTCAATATATCAAACAACTAGTCCATCATATCTACTACTATCTTCAATTGATTATGCTGTAGGATATATGGACGTATATGGTAGAGAAAAACTTAATGTAATCTTAGATAAAATACAAGAAGTCACTATCTATTTGGAAAGATTACAAAAAGTCAAAATATTTAATAAGAATGATATAGTGCATAACAACTTTCATGATTTTGATAATACAAAACTACTTTTTAATGTAGAAGGAATCACAGGTAAGAAACTTGAAGAAATATTAAGACGAGACTATCATATACAACTAGAAATGAGTGATTACTATTACGGACTAGCTCTTACTTCAATACTAGATGAAAATAGTGACTTAGAAAAATTAGCACTTGCAATAGAGGATATATCTAAAAAAGATGAATACACAAATAAGGATTTAGCAATTAAAGAATTTAATGATATAAGGAATATAAATCCTAAAATAGTAATGTCACTATATGAAGCTTTTTATAACAACAAAATTAGTGTACAATTAAAGGAGAGCATAGGTAAGATATCTGGGGATTTTATAATTCCATATCCGCCAGGAATACCTATACTAGCACCAGGAGAAATTGTAACTAAGGAAATTGTTGAATATATAGAAAAACTTATAGAAAATAACGTACAGATATTAGGACTAACGAATGGAAATATACTTATAACGAAGTGAGAGGAGAACAAATGAAGGGCTTATTCATAACATTAGAGGGACCAGATGGATCTGGTAAAAGTACAGTGTCAAGAATGTTGGCATCATATCTAAGGGAAAGAGGGCTTAGAGTAACATTAACCAGAGAACCAGGTGGAACAGACATAAGTGAGAAGATAAGACATATTATATTAGACAATAAAAATACGGAAATAGCGTATACAACAGAAGCTTTATTATACGCAGCTTCTAGAGCACAGCATATATCGGAGAAGATAGTGCCAGCTATAGATGATGGAAGGATAATAATATGTGATAGATTTGTACTATCAAGTTTAGTATATCAAGGTATAGGAAGGGGTCTAGGAATAGATAGTGTAAAGATGATAAATGATTTTGCAATTCAAGGCATAGAACCAGACGCTATACTCTTTTTTGATATAAATCCCAAAATAGCTTTAAAAAGAAAGACTAGAAAATCTAAAGGCGATAGACTAGAGAAAGAAGATATAAGCTTTCATGAGAAAGTATATAAAGGATATAAACATCTTACAGAGATCTACTCAGAGAAAATTAAAGTGATAGATGCTTCTAAAAGTAAGGAAGAAGTATTTAATCAAGTAAGGAATATTGTCGATATATTGTTAAATGAAGACAAATAAAGAAAGGGTGGTATGATGAAACTTATAGTAGCTATTATTCAAGATGAGGATACTCAAGAACTTGTAGATAGGCTTACAGAAGAGAAGATAAGTTCCACTAAGTTAGCTTCAACAGGTGGGTTTCTGAAATCTGGGAACACAACATTATTGATAGGGATAGAGAAAGAGAAAGTGGACTATGTTATATCTATAATAGAAGAGAAGTGCAAAAGCAGAACTAAGGTAACATCGACACCAATAACTACCACATGGATACCAACAGCATATATACCTCAAGCTATAGAAGTTCCAATAGGTGGGGCAACTATATTCGTACTAGACGTAGACAAGTTTGCGAAAGTATAGGAGAGAATAAAAAATGATAAAAATAAATGATATAAAGAGTGGATCGCCTCAACAAATAGATAATATTAATAAAGATAATTTAAATAAAAAGGTTGGTAATAAGAAGTTCTCTAAGGAGCTCGCTCATTTAGACGAATTAACAGTAAAGGAAAAGCTTGAGTATCTTCTTACAAAAATAGATAAACAGTCTGAAAAACTATCTGCTAAAGTAGACATAAAAGAGCTTATAGTATATAAAAAGTTAATATCAGAGTTTTTACAAGAATCGGTTAGTTCCATGGCTAAGTTTACTAAGGATAGTTTTTTAGATAGACGTGGAAGACACAGAGTTCACTCATTGGTAAAAAAAGTAGATAGTGAGCTAGAAGCATTGACAAAGGATGTGCTTTCAAAAGAGAGTGATAATATAAATATACTAAAAAAGATGCAAGATATAAGAGGACTTATAGTAGATATATATATGTAATCGGAGGATCATAATGGATTTTAATGATGTAATAGGTCATGAAAAGATAATATCTAACCTTAAGAATACTATTAGGAATGACCATGTAGCACATAGTTATTTATTTGAGGGATCAAAACTTATAGGAAAAGAGACCTTAGGAAAAGTATTTGCAAAAACATTACTTTGTGAAAAAAGGTCAGTAGAGCCTTGCAATATATGTCAATCATGTATACAGTTTGATAAGACTAATCATCCAGATTTTAAAATAATTTATCCAGATGGGCAGTCTTTTAAAAAAGATCAGGCTGAAGAAATTCAAAGAGATATAAGAATAAAGCCCTTTAATTCATATAGGAAAGTATATATATTAAAAGATATAGAAAAGATGACTATAGAAGCACAAAATAGCTTCTTAAAGACATTAGAAGAACCACCTGAATACGCGGTTATAATAATGACTACAGTTAATAAGTACAAATTAGTACCTACTATATTGTCTAGATGCCAAACCATAAATTTCACACTTGTAGAAAGCTCAAAGATAGAGAAGTCACTCGTAGAAAGGCTTAAGAAAAGTGACGCAGAGGCTAAGTTCTTATCTTTATTTTCAAATGGAATAGTAGGAAAAGCAATAGCGCTGTCGGAAAGTGAAGATTTTAAAAAGATAAGAGAAGAGCTAATTACTGCAATAGATACCACATTAAATGAAGACAGAACCAAAGTATTTTCTACAAGTGAGTTTTTTCAAGAGAATAAAGATGATATAGAAGATATTTTAGATATGATTTTATTATGGTTTAGAGATATACTAATATATAAAGAAAGTAATAATGAGAATTATCTGGTAAATAAAGATAAAGTTCACACTATCATAAATCACTCTAAAAATTTAAATATAGAAAAAATACATGATATAATAGAAACTGTAATAAATACTAAAGAAAGCATAGATTCAAAAGTAAATTTTGGATTAGCTATAGAGATGATGCTTTTACAGATTCAGGAGGTTTGATATGGTAACTGTAGTAGGAGTTAGATTTAAAAAAGCAGGTAAGATATACTACTTTGATCCTGATAATATAGATGTAAAGAAAGAAGATTATGTTATAGTAGAGACTGCGAGAGGTATAGAGTTCGGACATATTGTAGTAGGACCTAAGGAAATATATGAAGATGAAATAGTTGCTCCTCTTAAAAAGGTATTAAGAGCTGCAACAGAAGAAGATATAGAAAAGCATGATGAAAATCAATCTAAACAACTAGAAGCTTTTAGAATATGTTTAGAGAAAATAGAGCAACATAAGTTAGATATGAAGTTAATAGATGTAGAGTATACTTTTGATAATAATAAAGTTATATTTTACTTTACATCTGAAGGAAGAGTAGACTTCAGAGAGTTAGTTAAAGATCTAGCTTCAATATTTAGGACTAGAATAGAGCTAAGACAAATAGGAGTTAGAGATGAGGCAAAGATGATAGGTGGATTAGGACCTTGTGGAAGATCCTTATGTTGTGCTACATTTTTAGGAGAATTTGATCCTGTGTCTATAAAAATGGCAAAAGAACAAAACTTATCATTGAATCCAACTAAGATATCGGGAATATGTGGAAGATTAATGTGTTGTTTAAAATATGAGCATGAAGCTTATGAGGATATATTAGAAAGACTTCCGCACGTAGGATCAAGAGTTATGACACCTAGTGGTGAAGGTATAGTAGTAGATACAGTAACACTTTTAGAATTAGTAAAAGTTAGAGTTAAATCTGATGAGGGCACAGAAGAAATAGTACCGTTCATAATAGAAGAAGTAAAAGAGCTGGAAGAAAAGAATAAAAGAAGTTTTAAATCACATGAAAATGAGAAAGATATGAGAAGTATACTGGAAATGGAAGATATAGATCCAGAAGAAAGAGCGGAGTTAGAACGGCTGTTAAAGGAGTAATAATCAACGTTACAAAATATATGAAAAGATAAAAAAAGCGCTTTCATTATAATTAGAAAAGTGATAGAATATAGTGGAGTTAGTATATTAGATTTGCGGAGGTGAAAATAATGGCTTACGTAATCAATGAAGCATGCATAAGCTGTGGAGCATGTGAACCAGAATGCCCAGTAAATGCAATAAGTTCAGGAGATGACAGATACGTTATCGATGCGGATACTTGCATAGACTGTGGAGCATGTGCAGGTGTTTGTCCAGTAGACGCACCAGTACAAGCGTAGTTCGCACATAGTTAACAAAGAACTACTCCTTTTAATCGGTTTAAAAGGAGTAGTTTTTTTATTATAGGAGAATAATATGGAAAACTTGACTTTGAGACAAAACGAAAGAATAGATGATTTACAGTGTAAAGGATTAAAAATAATTCAAAATAAAGATTGGTTTTGCTTTGGAATGGATGCAGTTCTTTTAGCGAACTATTGTGATATAAAGAAAAACTCAACAGTAGTAGATTTAGGAACAGGAACAGGTATAATACCAGTTCTTTTATGTGGTAAAAACGAAGTGAAAAAGATATATGCAGTTGAAATCCAAGAAGAAGTTGCAGAAATGGCTAATAGAACAGTATTACTAAATAACCTTGAAGAAAAAATAGAAATAGTTAATATAGATTTAAAAGAAGCAGTAGAAAAATTAGGAGTAAATAAATTTGATGTAGTGACATCGAATCCGCCATATATGAACTGTGGAAGTGGACTTCAAAATAAACAAGATAAAAAGACTATTTCAAGACACGAAGTGAAATGTGACTTGGAAGATGTCATAAAAGTAGCAAGCAGACTTTTAAAACACAATGGAAAGTTTTTTTTAGTTCACAGACCTAATAGAATAGTAGATATATTTACTTTACTTAGACAATATAAGCTGGAACCTAAAAATATAAGATTTATCTATCCAAAAGTAGGAGAAAGACCGAATCTAGTCCTTATAAAGAGTATAAAAGCTTCGAAGCCAGATTTGAAGTTTGAAGAACCACTGTATGTTTATGATGATAGAGGAAACTATACAGATGAAATATTAAAGATATACGGGATGGATAAGGAAGTAAAGGAAGATAAAAATGGATAAAACAAAAAATATGGGACGCTTATTTATATGCCCTACCCCTATAGGAAATTTAGAGGATATTACATTTAGAGTAATAAAAACATTAAATGAGGTGGATTTAATAGCTGCTGAAGATACTAGACATACCATAAAGCTATTAAACCACTTTGAAATAAAAAAACCCCTTACAAGCTATCATGAGCATAATAAAAAAGAAAAGGGAAAAGTATTAATAGACAGAATGATACAAGGTGAAAATATAGCTGTAGTTTCAGACGCTGGAATGCCAGGAATATCAGATCCAGGCGAAGATTTAGTTAAATTAGCTATAGAGAATGGTATAGAAGTAACAGCACTTCCAGGGCCTACAGCATTTGTACTTGGACTAGTTCTTTCTGGGCTTAATACTAGGAAATTTGTATATGAAGGGTTTCTCTCATCAAATAAAAAAGAAAGAAAAGAAGAATTGAGAAAGCTTGAAAAAGAAACAAGAACTATTATATTATATGAATCTCCACATAGAATAAAGGACCTTTTAGAAGACATGAAGGAAATAATGGGTAATAGGAATATATCTGTATCTAGAGAACTCACTAAGAAATATGAAGAAATATTTAGAGGAAATATAGAGGAGGCTTTAGATAGATTTAATAGAGAAGACCCGAGAGGTGAATTCGTAGTAGTGATACAAGGAGTATCTATTCAAGAAATAGAAAGAGAAGAACGTGATAAGTGGGAAAACTTAAGTATAAGAGATCACATCACCTTATATATGAGTCAGAATCTAAGTAAAAAAGATGCTATTAAAAAGGTAGCAAAAGATAGAAAGCTTCACAAAAATGAAGTATATAAAGAAGGTTTAGATCTATAAAAAAAGGAGTGGCGAAAAATAGATCGCCACTTTAAGTACAAAATTTATTTAAATTATTTTTGAAGTTCGTCCATACAAGCAGGACAAATATTTTTTCCTTTAAAGTTTGTTATATCTTTAGCTTGTCCACAGAAAAGACACGCTGGAGCATATTTTTTAAGTATTATTTGTTCGCCATCTACATAAATTTCTAAAGAATCCTTTTCTGCGATGTCTAGAGTTCTTCTAAGTTCTATAGGAATAACAACTCTACCTAATTCGTCTACTTTTCTCACTATACCTGTTGATTTCATAATTACAATCCTCCTAAGTTTAAATGCGTCAAAATTCGACTGCTTTATTCACTTTAAATAGTACCATATATTACAATAACAGTCAACACAAAAACCGCAAAAAAATAAAAAAGATGTCGAATGATAGAAAATTATAAAAATAATTCTTGTATTATGTAAAAAGGAAAGCATTTTCACGGGTTTTATTAACTGTTTATTCGACAATTATATGGAATTAAGGACATTTATAATTAAAGCCAAGTATCTAAAGATATAACGTTACAAAAAATCTACTCAAGGTAATTAAAATAATTCTCTTAACATATATATTTACTAGATAAAAATTAACTAAGTCGGGAGAATTAAAATGATAAATTATATTTGGTTTTTTCTAATACTTATAAGTATAGTAGTATCTGCATTGAATGGCAAATTAGATGTTATAAATCAATCAATAATGACAGATGCACAAGAGGGAGTAACTTTTGGAATAAGTTTAATAGGAATAATGGCTATGTGGATGGGACTTATAAAGATAGCAGAAAAATCAGGATTATTAAGAACTATAGGTAAGATTATAACTCCAATAACATCTTTCTTATTTCCTAATATACCCAAGAATCATCCGGCAATGAGTTCTATAGTTATGAATATGGTTACTAATATGTTTGGAGCAGGGAATTCAGCAACAGCCATAGGTATCAAAGCAATGGAAGAAATGAATACTTTAAATAGGGATAAAAGGAAAGCAACTAATGACATGTGTATGTTTCTTGTTATAAACATGTCATCTATACAACTAATTCCCATTACAGTATTAAAATTAAGAGCAGATGCAGGATCTGCTAATCCAACAGAGATTATAGGAACTACTTTGATAGCTACACTTGTATCTACTGTAATAGGGGTTCTCACTGCAAAGATATTACAGAGGGGAAGGTGATATTATGGTAGATATAATAAATATAGCATCTGTAGCAATAATACCAATAATAATGAGTATAATACTCATACATGGATACATAAATAAAGTCGATCTTTATGACTGTTTTGTAGAAGGAGCTAAAGAAGGATTCAAGTCAGCAATAAGGATAATACCATATCTTATAGCGATCTTTATAGCTATAGGACTATTTAGAAAATCAGGATCAATGGAAATACTCACTAAGATACTAAGTCCATTAGGAAGACTGGCGGGTATACCACAAGAAACTATGCCATTATTCATTATAAGACCTATATCAGGAAGTGCGTCACTTGGAGTCTTAAAGGATATAATAACTACATATGGACCAGATTCATTTATAGGAAGAGTATCATCGACAATGATGGGTTCTGCAGAAACTATTATATATACTATGGCGGTTTATTTTGGAGCTGTAGGAATAAAAGATTCTAGACATACATTAGGAGCAGCTTTAGTGTCACATTTAGCTGGTACAATAGCATCGGTCGTGGTATGTAGTATTGTGTTTTAATTTATAAATGGAGAGAAATAAGATACCAGATAAATATATGAATTTTCTGGTATCTTATTTCTTATTTAATTGAAATCTTAATTATTTTCTGTTTTGATAAAAAACGTAGTATCATATGCTGGAATAAATAAAAATATATTATGGTGTTATATTAAGTATAATCAATTACACATATTGAAATAATAAATAGTATTTAAGCTACAAAAATATATAAATGTAGTTAGAGTAAATTAATTATATAGAAGTATCTTTTACCTTGTGATATAATCGGTTATAATAGTATCAAGCTAATTATAAGTACTATCTAAATATGATTGAAATTTTATACGACTAAATATATTTTTTATATAGCTTTAGTTAAATAGTTTAAGATAAATAGAAACTATGAAGGGAAGAGTAGGATTAATTTTTATCTGAAAGAGAGCCAAGATAGGTGAAAGTTGGCGTTAAAAGTTATTCTGAATATGGCCCCTGAGTTATATAGTTGAAATTAAGTAGGCTATATCGGAAATCAACCGTTATATTGATGGGTTAAAGACCTAGTGAGTTCTAAATTGTGAAGTTTAGATAAATTAGAGTGGTACCGCGAAGACTAAGCCTTCGTCTCTATAAAGTGATACTTAATTTAGTTAGATTTTATATCTGGCTGAATTTTAGTTGAACTTATCAAAGAATAATATAATTCTGAAAAATTGTATTATTTCTTGATAAAGAGATAGAAGGTTTTTTTATATAAAAATATAAACGATGGAGGATGAGAAAATGAGTAAAAAAAGTTTTTACGTAACAACACCTATCTATTATCCAAGTGATAATTTACATATAGGTCATACTTACTGTACTGTTGCAACAGATACAATGGCTAGATTTAAAAGATTACAAGGATATGATGTTAAATTTTTAACAGGAACAGATGAGCATGGTCAGAAAATTCAAACAGTGGCTAAAGAAAAAGGACTTAAGCCAAAGGAATTTCTAGATGGAATAGTAGGTAATATAAAAGAATTATGGAAAGCTTTAGATATATCATATGACAGATTTATAAGAACTACAGATGAAGATCATAAAGAAATAGTACAAAAGATATTTCAAAAATTATATGATAAAGGTGATATATATAAAGGATTCTATGAAGGACACTATTGTACTCCTTGTGAATCATTTTGGACAGAAACCCAACTAGAAGATGGAAAGTGTCCAGATTGTAAAAGAGAAGTGAAGTTTGCAAAAGAAGAGACTTATTTTTTCAGATTATCAAAATATCAAGATAGATTATTAGAATTATTACAAAGAGATGATTTTTTACAACCAGAATCAAGAAGAAATGAAATGATAAATAACTTCATAAAGCCAGGACTAGAAGATTTAAGTGTGACTAGATCGTCATTTGATTGGGGAATAAAGGTGCCATTTGACGATAAACATGTAATATATGTTTGGATAGATGCACTAAGCAACTATATAACAGCGCTTGGATATTTAACTGGTAATGATGAAGAATTTAAAAAATATTGGCCAGCAGATATTCAATTTGTAGGAAAAGAGATAGTTAGATTCCACACTATTATATGGCCTGCAATTTTAATGGCTTTAGATATAGAGCTTCCTAAGAAAGTATTTGGTCACGGTTGGATACTATTTGACGATGATAAGATGTCAAAATCAAAAGGAAATGTAATATATCCAGAACCACTAATTGAGCTGTATGGAGTGGATGCTTTAAAATATTTCTTACTAAGAGAATTCTCATTTGGAAATGATGGCTCTTATACTAATGAGAAGTTTT
This window harbors:
- a CDS encoding nucleoside recognition domain-containing protein, whose translation is MINYIWFFLILISIVVSALNGKLDVINQSIMTDAQEGVTFGISLIGIMAMWMGLIKIAEKSGLLRTIGKIITPITSFLFPNIPKNHPAMSSIVMNMVTNMFGAGNSATAIGIKAMEEMNTLNRDKRKATNDMCMFLVINMSSIQLIPITVLKLRADAGSANPTEIIGTTLIATLVSTVIGVLTAKILQRGR
- a CDS encoding AbrB/MazE/SpoVT family DNA-binding domain-containing protein — translated: MKSTGIVRKVDELGRVVIPIELRRTLDIAEKDSLEIYVDGEQIILKKYAPACLFCGQAKDITNFKGKNICPACMDELQK
- the metG gene encoding methionine--tRNA ligase — encoded protein: MSKKSFYVTTPIYYPSDNLHIGHTYCTVATDTMARFKRLQGYDVKFLTGTDEHGQKIQTVAKEKGLKPKEFLDGIVGNIKELWKALDISYDRFIRTTDEDHKEIVQKIFQKLYDKGDIYKGFYEGHYCTPCESFWTETQLEDGKCPDCKREVKFAKEETYFFRLSKYQDRLLELLQRDDFLQPESRRNEMINNFIKPGLEDLSVTRSSFDWGIKVPFDDKHVIYVWIDALSNYITALGYLTGNDEEFKKYWPADIQFVGKEIVRFHTIIWPAILMALDIELPKKVFGHGWILFDDDKMSKSKGNVIYPEPLIELYGVDALKYFLLREFSFGNDGSYTNEKFLQRLNADLANDLGNLVSRTIAMIEKYNDGIIPQPTKDGEFDDSLKELVVNAYAKVEDHMEKVSFSNALEEIWKVISRANKYVDETAPWILAKEEENKERLNTVLYNLAETIRVVSILIRPFMEKTSDNILRQLGLGESKANWEDIKEWGKLQSGLQVQKGEPMFPRLDIKKELENLVKTNQEFIAKRRGQNQEEEIVEDDSITIDDFDKIDLRVAEVIKAEKHPDADRLLVLQLKLGEETRQVVSGIAKYYSPEDLIGKKVILVYNLKPVKLRGIESHGMILAADKGKNLL
- the rsmI gene encoding 16S rRNA (cytidine(1402)-2'-O)-methyltransferase; its protein translation is MDKTKNMGRLFICPTPIGNLEDITFRVIKTLNEVDLIAAEDTRHTIKLLNHFEIKKPLTSYHEHNKKEKGKVLIDRMIQGENIAVVSDAGMPGISDPGEDLVKLAIENGIEVTALPGPTAFVLGLVLSGLNTRKFVYEGFLSSNKKERKEELRKLEKETRTIILYESPHRIKDLLEDMKEIMGNRNISVSRELTKKYEEIFRGNIEEALDRFNREDPRGEFVVVIQGVSIQEIEREERDKWENLSIRDHITLYMSQNLSKKDAIKKVAKDRKLHKNEVYKEGLDL
- a CDS encoding spore maturation protein — encoded protein: MVDIINIASVAIIPIIMSIILIHGYINKVDLYDCFVEGAKEGFKSAIRIIPYLIAIFIAIGLFRKSGSMEILTKILSPLGRLAGIPQETMPLFIIRPISGSASLGVLKDIITTYGPDSFIGRVSSTMMGSAETIIYTMAVYFGAVGIKDSRHTLGAALVSHLAGTIASVVVCSIVF